From one Thermoplasmata archaeon genomic stretch:
- a CDS encoding TATA-box-binding protein — MAKFQIENVVASTSLGEALDLPAIARALGEAKYEPEHFPGLIYRLRDPKATILLFRTGKVICTGAKSLEQVKRVIDLVAKRIETIGIPVTKNPNIEVQNLVATSDLGAPIDQAAVARSLHQGHVEYEPEQFPGLVYRIDEPRVVLLLFGNGKIVCTGAHAPADVDVALERIRSELKATGLLH; from the coding sequence TTGGCCAAGTTCCAGATCGAGAACGTCGTGGCGTCGACCTCCCTCGGAGAGGCGTTGGACCTCCCCGCGATTGCCCGCGCCCTGGGCGAGGCCAAGTACGAGCCGGAGCACTTCCCCGGACTCATCTACCGCCTGAGGGACCCGAAGGCGACGATCCTCCTCTTCCGGACTGGCAAGGTCATCTGCACGGGCGCGAAGAGCCTGGAGCAGGTCAAGAGGGTCATCGACCTCGTGGCGAAGCGGATCGAGACCATCGGCATCCCGGTCACCAAGAACCCGAACATTGAGGTGCAGAACCTCGTGGCAACGTCAGACCTCGGCGCCCCGATCGACCAGGCCGCGGTCGCGCGCTCCCTCCACCAGGGGCACGTCGAATATGAACCGGAGCAGTTCCCGGGCCTGGTCTACCGGATCGACGAGCCGAGAGTCGTCCTCCTCCTGTTCGGGAACGGGAAGATCGTCTGCACGGGCGCGCACGCGCCCGCCGACGTCGACGTTGCCCTGGAACGCATCCGGTCCGAGCTCAAGGCGACCGGACTTCTGCACTGA